The sequence TTTCCCTGTTGTGGTAGGTATTAGGTGGCTCATAATGACTTCTCCTTCCTTACACCCAGCCCCCGAGATGCAGGGGGATGCTCGTACTAAGATAAAAGCAGTTGCAGGACTCCAGCTGCATATAATTTCCTGCAAGTCACCACGGGTCTGGAATTGCTACCCATGGTATCCCGGTCAAGCCGGTCTTCAACGCCCTATTCTACCTCTCAGTCTACAGGGCTGCCTATGAGAGGTAAGGCACACCATTCCCTAATGGTCTGTCCTGTCCTCTATTATGTGGGTGGTAAAATAATTCCTAGATCAAGGGCTGTAGTCGAGGAAGGCCATATTAGATCAAGGTAGAGGCCTGCCCGGGCTTTGATGGTGGCTTCTGAGTGATTTGCCCAGGAATGCAAGCTCAAATCAGGCGAGGCCTCCCCCTGTCAGAGCTCACTGAATTCCTCAGATTGCAGAAAGAAGTTCAATCGAGTCTATTCAGTAACTTCCAGGCGTTTGCCTTTTGGATGTCCCAGGACATTTTTGCAGGAGAAGCTCAACTCCCACATCCTGACAATTGGCTCCAGCAGCAATGACAACTCCTAAGTTCTGGGCTCCTGGGCCCCACCTCGAGTGCAAGATGCTCTGAGCCGTCCATGGCATATGGATGGATTTACTTGGTTGTTAaaactggtttgttttttttttgctcctaATCCTTCTGATAAGTGTTCATATGTGTAATAATTTCCTAGGGCGGCTGTGACAAATGACCAcacacttagtggcttaaaacaacagaaatgtattacaTCTCAGTTCTGGAGGGCAAAAGTACAAAATCAGTGTTGTTAGGGCCGTGAACCCTTGGAAGGCCCTGAGGAAGAATCCactccatgcctctctccttccttctggtggctgctggcgaTCGTGGGTGGTCCTGGGTTCGGGACAGCCCTCCAATCTCTGTCTcagtcttcacatggccttcttttctgtgtttctgtgtgttttcctcttcttataagggcacatATAAGTCACTGGATGCAGGGCCCACCCTAGATctaggatgatctcatctcaagatacttaactttaattatatctgcaaagaccctgtttccaaataaggtcacattcccaGGCACTGGTGGTGAGGACTATCCAACCCACTAAAATATAAGATGCAAAAAACAGATGTTTGATGGAATAATATGCCTGATTCTTGTCATAAAAGCCATCCTCAAACCTCTTGGTCATAATATACCATTCCAGGATCTTCCATCCATTTGGTTATTTGGCTTTCTGGAGTCAGTACAGATTCTCACTTCCTGTTGCTCCAAACTTATAGCCCTTTTATTAATTGCCAGCGGCACAGAGCTCCCTCATTGTGTGGAACAAACAGCCTTACCCCTTCCGTAGACAGGATGTCTGTGACAAAGAGGGGAAGGCAGTGCCTGTCCACTGAGGCTCGTTCCCTGTTGAATGCGTGGTTCTGCTTGTGCTGCAcgttgttactttttttttaaaaaactgaagtagagttcatttacaatattgtgttagtttcaggtgtaaagtaaagtgattcagttatatgtatataatatattcaatatatatatatattcagattattttccattgtaggttattacaagatgttgaatatagttccctgtgccatacagcagGTATATCCCTGTTGCTTatcagatacaaattactatgcaCGCTGTTACTTTCAATTCGAAGGTTAAGTCCCTGGAAGATGTCCCTGTTTGTCTGGCAGCTGAAAGTGAGGCTCAGGGTCAAGGATGTTTCTTGCACAATTAACTCATACAGCCATCTCTCCTccttttttagattttttccccATCGCATAATTAAAGACTGTCAGGCTGCAATGCTACGTGAGACAGAGAGTTCCAATGAACAAAACAATCCAGCAACTTCTGGTGGATCTCTCCACCAGCATCTGCTAGTAAGTCAGCAATTATCTCTCAAAAGCAGTGTAATTCTCAGCTGCTGGAAGTATGGCTTTAGTTTGAAATCCTAAATACTTCTGCTACATTTTCCCTTTTAGGACCTGccatctctccccctctccccaaattGTCTTGGTGGGAGAGGCAGAAATCACAGAGACCTCAAGTCTCATCTTTCTTATAGGGTCGAAGGGGTAGAGCTGACTTGGAACTTGGAACTGGCCAGGGTCAGTCTCTGAGGCTCCTCTGAACCTTACTCAAAGCATGCGGCCTTTTGGATAACCCAGACACCAAGTGTATGAGAATTCCAAGGAGCAGCAAATGCAGACTCTAAAACCCAAACACCCTGATCAGCTGCTGTTCTTTGTTGGGAGGAGAGGTATCACCCGTGTTTCACTACATGTCACAGGCTTAAGTACTACCACTCCAGGAATCCCCTATCTGCTGGCTCCCCTGTGGCTGGTCCCTGGACCCAACAGTACATCCTCATCCACTCAGGTATGATGTTAAGAACCGCAGTGCCTCTGTCACTTTCGTTTCAGTGCATCTTTGCAATATCATACAGCGGGACATCTGAccactgagaaaagaaagaaaacaaggatgCAGAATGAGAGCATCTAAAGCACTGTAATCTGATTTGTCTCTTACAGAGGTTTTTCTTGACTATCCTCTCACTTAAAGTAGAGGGAGCAGAtacaggcagaggcagggggccACCCTTGAGTCAGTCTTTGTTAGGCAGATATATTCCAGGCAGGCCCAGCTCTCATGAAAggtgtagtgatttttttttttttttttaaataaactcaaCCCTTCCCCAGAGTATGCTATGTTCTGGGAAGCAGACAGGCCAATGTATAAAAGGAACCCTTCAGAAGCAGGGTGGGCGAtatatttgtttgaatttttttctaattaaaaaacatttttttaaaatggaggtactggggcttgaactcaggaccttgtgcatgctaagcatgtgctctaccactgagctatactctacccctgttttaatttctaaaagcaTTTGTTAGCTCAGGCATCATAGCATTCCATTAATTTTTGCAAGAACCATCTGGGCAACTATTAATTTAATTGTCTACATTCTACAAGGAATCCTCAGGTTCTATTAACTTTTCTTAGAGAGCATTTCATACCTCCACAGAATTAACTAGAGAGGGCATTTGGTGGGCAGGGATCCCGGTTAAGGGGATACTGTGATACAGATGGTGATTAATCAATGGGTATGTTAGTTTCCCAGGGTTATCAAAACAAGTGACCACAAacggtggcttaaaacagcagaaattgattctctcatagttctagaggctagaagtctgaaatcaagatgctggcagggccaggctccctccAAAGCTTctaggggagggtccttcctggcCTTTTCAGTTCCTAGTCACTGCAGGCGTTCCCGGGCTTGTGACAGCAtcactccattctctgcctccattgtcacatggtgttctccctgtgtgtctcttgtcctcttctcataaggacaccagtcatatagGATTGAAGGCCCCCCCAACTTAATATGATCTCATCTAATTTGATCACATTcacaaagaccttatttccaaataagaacaCAGTCACAGGTATCAAAAGTTATGACTTGAACATATCTTTTATGGGGGACATGATAAACCCACATCAATGGGTTTCTATTTTTTCACATCTATACCGAGGAGTTTGAGCGAGTGGGTCCCAATCACATCCCTGACACAGAGAATAGAGATATTTAAACTAAGATCAGGTCACACCACCTTGGAGACATCATTCTGCATCCTTGCTCTCTTTTCTCATCCTTACTGGGGAAACTGCAATATGGCTTTTTCTGAGATACTCTGTGATCAAGGTCACACTGCTATACTTCCTGTCAATTGGGCTTTGTTGATTCAGGGCATTCTTCTGGGTTGCCCCAAGTTATTTTTACCCACCTTATGGGCTTCTATTTTTCAATATCAGCTAGTTCCTATGGCTTTTATACTTGAGGGTTTGGGGAGATCAGTGGAATAATCAGTGGCTTTATTGCTAAGTTTTAAGGTCCTCCTTGTTCTACATACCCAGAGAGGAATTTAGCAGGTCTTTGGAAAATATCTATCCACATAGTTCGTGTTTCCAGATGCACTGGACTCCCTTAGCACCATTCCTCAAGGCTGGTGATTCTTTCATAGGCTTCGTGTAGCAGGTATTTTTGACTGACTATCCCTAGCAATACTCAGATGCTTTACATACATATCCACCTTTCCACCCATACCACCCATATGCTCCTAGGGAAGCTGACCACACCCTGCCCTAGAAGTGGGCCTAATTTGTCAAAAGGTAATTAGTTATCAGCTCTCTTGTCAGTGATGGGTTGAGGAACTCAGGCTTAAGCCCACCAATGCATAGCCACAGAATTTAGTTTTGGAATGGCCATTTAGCTCAGTGGCAGGCCAGTGGAAAAATTCTAGGGGGGCTTCTGGGGAATAAATGTCTTCAATTTTAAGACAGACTCCTCTTTTCTCTTGGTCTTGTGCTGAGATGTGAGGCCTGGAACCTCTGTAACCACCCTGCTCCCAGCCTGGAAATGAAGCTGACACCTGACATAGCTGAGAGAGCTGTGCCTGACCTACACTTCATCACCACTCTACAATGGTCTTTTTCCACTTATGTTTGGATTGGATTTTCTATTTCTGACAACTGTTTGAATTAGGTTCTCTGTTCTCTTAGTTTGAAAGTATTTCAACTGGCCCACCTGATGGGTCTCTCTGAGCAAACATAGACCCACTGGAGGAGATGGTGAATCCCACTAGGCTCCCAAGGGGCCGAGGGGTCAGACTCTATGACCCTGTATTTGGAGAAGTCAGTCATCAACTTAGCATCACCAGACTTCTAGCAAGAGCTGCTCATTATCTACTGTACTTCTGTGTAAATCAGATCTCAGGTCCTTTCAGGCCTGTGTAACTCTCCCCTGAGAGGCAGTTCCTTCCACAATTATCAGGTGGCCCCCACAGACTgggtgagaaggagagagaacatCAGGACCAAAAGACTGCCTGGGCTTCTGTGCCTGGCAGTCAGTGTACCAGGTGTTGCTGAAGAATCAGGCACGCGGTTCTCCAAACTGATGATGTAATAAATTCACGACCCACATCATTAAGTGAATCCTCTTTGCCCACTCTCTTCCTGTCTCCTCAATTTGCCTCAGTCTCAGCAGATAGTCTCACCTATTTCCAGAGGGGGGAAAATATCAGGCGGAAGCCACAACCAGGCTCCAGGAGAACAAAGACATTCAGAACCTACTCTAACCCTTTTAAAGATTTCACAGGAAAGGCGTCCTGCTTGCTCTCCAAGCTTAGGGTGCAGGAGCTAGGCCCTGATGGGctcaaagggagggagggaagagaactaaaggaaagaaaacagggtAATGCTAACCAACAGCAGGAACTAGAGAAGCAGGAAATGAGGCCTGTGGCCAGACCCTGCGGATGACTGTTAGGAAAATACCAGAGGATGCCTCCCCACCCTCGCTGCCCCTCCGCTGTCCACATTACGTGGCTTGCTGGATCAGAGTGAGGCCTCGGACCTAAGCAGTCTTAAGTCTGTAGCGGAACATTCcagagcctccctgcctgccgcGCCCAGCCTGAGGGCGCAAACACAACCCTCTACGGCGTGGGAGGTCAGGGTAGGCGGCTGCGGAGGTCCCTTTGCCCTGCTAACATAGTTTCTCTGCCCACTCGATGCACACGACAAAATTTTCCATGGCTCGCCCTTTGCCGTGGGAAGAGTACTTTCCAGAAAGAGGCACACCAGGGAATTGGAGTGGAGGAGGGGAACTCAAACTCAGAGAGTTTgccgggcggggtggggcggatcCTGGGCCAACCTGCTTCCTCCTGGGTCCCCGGGGCGGGGCGGTAGGAGGGGGAGCGCTTCCAAAGGACCCCAACGCCGACATcccgccccctgccctccctccctcccgccgcCCGGGAAGCCCAACTCCGCCTGCCTGAGTCACGGCCGGAGCTGGGGAGGAGCCGGGAAAGGCAGCCCCAGCCCAGAGCGCAGCCGGCGGCTGCGGGGAGAGCCAAGCGGGGCGGTCGGGGGTCATGGGGGAGAGTGCGCTGGAGCCGGGACCTGGGCCCGGGCCGCCGACCGGGGGCCCGGTGCACGCGGTCACCGTGGTGACCCTGCTGGAGAAGCTGGCCACCATGCTGGAGGCGCTGCGCGAGCGGCAGGGGGGCCTGGCTCAGAGGCAGGGCGGCCTGGCCGGCTCCGTGAGCCGCATCCAGAGTGGCCTGGGCGCGCTGAGTCGCAGCCACGACACCACGAGCAACACGTTGGCGCAGCTGCTGGCCAAGGCGGAGCGCGTGGGCTCGCACGCGGATGCTGCCCAGGAGCGCGCCGTGCGCCGCGCCGCCCAGGTGCAGCGGCTGGAGGCCAACCACGGGCTGCTGGTGGCGCGCGGGAAGCTCCACGTTCTGCTCTTCAAGGTCAGTGACCTGAGGCGTCCCCCTTAATCCGGGTCCTTTTCCCGCCTGCGGGCCACCATCGCGGGACTCCCCGTCCCATCTGCCCACCACACCCACATTCCTGACTCCACCCTCCCCCGCCTCGTAGAACCCACTTCCAGGGCCTCACCCACttcccacagcccagccccagccttccctcaCACCCGGAACCCAGCATGGCCAGTCCCAGCCCCCTagctctagctctggccacgtcCCCAGAGGTTGCTCCAAGTCCCAGCCCATCCCTGAAGGAAAATAACGGTGGTGGAAGTGCATCCCGGGACAGTTCGCCGCCGCCTCCTGTTCTTGCCCTGCGGCCACTGCCCCGTCTCCTGCCCCTAATCGGGACCCACAAACTTCTGTGTAGCTCCCCCTCTCTCACTCCGCTCCGCTCCCTACTCTCCCACGcctgccttttctttctcatccCGACTGCGGAGGCTCAGGGTGGGGCGGGTTCCCCTGATGTGATTGAGGAGTGAGGCGCGGGCTGGTGCGGGCTGGTgcgggctggggcggggctgcCAGGGTCAGTGCTATGTCCGTCACTTGCAGGAGGAGGCAGAAATCCCAGCCAGAGCCTTCCAGAAGGCGGCGGAGCCCTTAGGCCCGGCGGAACAGGCTGAAGCTGGCCCAGAACAGCCGGAGGCCGAAGTTGAGGAGAGCTCAGACGAGGAGCCCGTGGAGTCCAGGGCGCGGCGCCTGCGGCGCACCGGGCTGCAGAAGGTCCAGAGCCTGCGAAGGGCCCTATCTGGCCGTAAAGGCCCTGCTGCGCCAGCACCCACGCCTGTTAAGCCACCTCGCCTTGGGCCTGGCCGGAGTGCCGAGGGCCAGCCCGAAGCCCAGCCTGCGCTGGAGGTCAAGCCAGAGCCAGAACCTCCACGAGATACCGAGGAAGATCCCGGGAGATCTGAGGCTGCCGATGCGGCTGTGCTTCAGATAGAAAGTGCGGCCTGAGGGCTGGTGCCGCCGGCCTCCCCCGTGCCTATGCCTGGTCCCACAGTAAATCTTCCTCTCCGAATGCAGCATTCCCACCCAAATAAGGAGTGAATCCTGCATCCACAGCCCAGCTCTGGCCCTCCCTTCCCGGCTTCTTCAGCCCAGCACTCTCTGAAAGAGGAACAGCCACTCACACCTGCTTGCACTCaccatcaataaaaataatgtcatCGTATCCAGACTCCATGTgaaggggctgggatggggggAGGTGGTGCAAGGAACAAGACACGATGGAACCTCGAATGTGGCTTCAGTTTCAAACAGATCATTGCATGATTTCTCCATTTCCCACTGAATCCGGGTCTCAACTCTGGTGACAGGGCAAAGAAATAGCCTCCGGCTTGCTCCTTAAGCACTTTCCTCCTAGGAAGATAGAGTTGCAGTTTTTTCCAACATCTGGCACAGGCTTTTGTTGTAGGGGCTCATTAAATGTCAGCTTGTGTGTTTCCTTTTAGTCTCTTCTTCTCCCACGTCTTAAAAGTTGGGGTTtccaggattctttttttttttttttctttttctttttttaacgaAGGTACtgaggaatgaacccaggacctactACATGCTAAGGATGTGCTCTACCATTAAGCTGCACCCCCTTCCCGGTTTCCAGGATTCTGTTCTTACCCTCTTCTCATTCTGGGTAATTCCTCCATTAACACTCATTCCCAGGCCTCTCCTACCAGCCACCTATACCCTAGAGCACTGTCTTGAGTTGGATTTGGAAAGTATTCCACAGATCCAAAAGAAGCAGTCTGTATTCAGCCTTTAAGTTCAGTTTCTATTCAActgctatttattgagcacttactatgtatcaTTCAAAACTGCTCCCCCTGTGTTTTCTTTACTGGTGAATGGTACAGTCATCCACTCAGAAACCTGGGAGTCCTCATTGGCTcgttctcctctctctccctcccctaccACGTGGAAACAGTTACCCTATTGATAACTCTTTGATCTGTTCCCTTAATACCCATTGCCACTGCTCTAGTTCAGGCTTTTATCTTTCATCTGACCTTTATTTGAACTGCCAGTCTGATCACATCACCCTCCTGATCCAGACCCTTCAAAGGCTCCCTGTCACCTTCAGAATAAAGTTCAAGATCTTGAATGTGTCCTACAAGGCCCTTCATGATCTGGTCCCTGCCCATTTTTGTAGCCTCACCTCTTGCCACTTCCCCTCGTTCTGTTGAGTCACAGTGAGCTATGTGCTTTCACTGTCATTTCTAATGTCCTACAGAATGCAGCAAGGTATCCCTGTTTTAGGGCGAGATGCTTCTCTTCTTGCTCCCAAAGCATCAGTTGCACACCTTGGTGCTAATTGCACTAATTGCAATTGTTTGAAATTACTCCCCCACCTCACCTCCAACTCCACTACATGTGGCTCCTTTGCAGTAGAGAATGTTTTGTTCACTTCCATATTTCTCATACCTAATACCATGCCTGGTGCACAGTAGGTCCTTTCGAAGCATGAGCATCACCAAacggagaagggggagggggttggCTAGGGACAGGAGCACCGTtacccacccattcactcagtCGTTGTAGAAAACATTTTGAGTACCTGTTGTGTTCCGGGCCCTGTGGTAGCTCCTGTGAACACCAAGATGACAATCCCTTCTGAGGCTTTCAGGGACCTGAGAGTTTAGGGAGATACAAACATATAATGAATGATATAAGTGCAGTGAAACACATAGGTTATTttgagaggaaaggggaaaggggcacAACCTAacctgaaggagaaaaagaacgaATATTCTTGGAAAAGGTAAGTAGTGGGATGGGAAACAGGAATGGTGAGGGACAGCAGAGCTCGGTGGCTGGTAGTGTGGGTGCTCAGTTCCCTCGTCTACCAAAGCGGGTAATGATAGCCCACTGGGCTGGTGTGAGGGTTAAATGATgtaagtgcctagcacagtgcctggaccCTAGCTTATTTCAGGTATAGAATTCATTGGTCCACTCATTTGACAAATACACTCCGAGTGTCTGCCAGGAACTATTTTAAGAACTGGGCGTACAGTGGCACACAAGAAAGATAAGAACCCTGCCTTCGTGGAGTTAAATTCTAGTAGGGAAGATAGGCAATAAGCAAATACACTTATATGTCAGatagaaaaaagtaaacatatgAATTAGAATGGCCTTCTGGTTACAGGCTCTGAAGAGAAGAAAAGTTTACAGATAATTACTGAGAAGGAGGAGGACTTTAGATGAGGACATTGGGGATTTAAAGTGGGACCAGAGTTCAACAgtgatgttttaaaagaattttcaCAGATTCAATCAGAGGAGTCCAAGCCCCCAGCTGTCATGATTGGTGGGACGTCTGTTATCAGTCACTTTAGGGCTCCTCCCCTTCCTTAGATTGCACAGTTGTACCAGGGGGTTCACACCATCTCTGTTTCTCAGACTGGATATCTCCACTGCTATTGCTCCTTATGACCACACGATGCCACTGTTGGGGTACCAGTGTCCCGGCTGGTGCCTCAGCTAACAGCCAGGAGGTCTCCCTGTCCAGCTGTGTGCCCTGAACCAGAGGTCCTTCCTGGGGTGGCTCTGCAGTTGCTCCATTTCCTTTTGAGAAATGTAGGGCTTCTTCTGCAGGCTTCTAAGCCTTCGTGCCCAGACCATGTCAGCTTCCCAGCAGCCACTCCTCCTAGGGTTCTGCCGTCACAGAGAGGCTAGTCTGAGCAGGCTCAGTTCTCTAtccccaaagaaaaataaatgtattccaTTTCCAAAGGCTTGGAAACCCAACTCTTTCCTTTCAACCCACACACAACATTAAGAACCCAAAGGCATATTTCTCACATAAATTGTCTCGATATCTCATTGAGAAGCACATGAAGGCTCAGAGGTCCTGGACACTAACCCCTAGGACCCCAATGTTTTGGCTAACTTGGGTGGGGAGGTGTtacatttttattccttcctgATGCATCTACAgttgcaaataataaaaataaagtaaaaaaagtgacagaggaggtactggagattgaacccaggaccttgtgcatgctaagcctgtgctctacctcTGACCTATACCACCCCCAACCtggttataaggattaaatgaggtttttcacgcactcattcattcatttgatattTGCTGTGCTAGGTGATGGGGCTGGATGGTGTGTTACAGAGACAAGGATGCTAACCCTGTGGAACTTACATTAAACTGGAAATTGTAATAAAGTTTTAAATGAGTGCTATGATGGGGGAAATATGAGTTAACCACTGGAGCACAGAAATGGGGCCCCAAATACAGTAGAAGTGGCAGTAATTGCAGAGGAGCTCTCTGGAGGAGAAACCATTTTCCCTCCAATCTGATTCCCTctcctatttgttttctattctgttatattatttttttctatgtaagTTTTGCAAGTGACTTTTTAGAATGACCTGATATGTGATTAAAACAATACAGTCATCTGAGTATCTGACTGTCACATTAAATCAACGCATCCAAAAAACTGTGGTCAGCTTCTCTCAAAAGTCATGATTTTTCTGTTAATCACCCTTCATAGTGTTACACCGAAGACCTGACCTTCACCCCCCACTCCAATCCCTACATCCAATGAATCACTAAGTCCTGCAGATTCTTATGAATATTTCTCTCATAAATAGCTAATAAACTTGGGGTCATTATAAAGATCTGAGAAGAAACCCCACTTGGGAAGGCAGGATCAGGAAATGGAGAGGAGTTGAATACTGCACTTTTCTCTTGGGCATAATGGAGCTGTTCATACTACCTACCTGGTAGGTTTGCTGTCAGTTGAGTGGGTGGATTCACATAAAATGCTCAGAATAGTGCCAGGCATCTAAGAGCCTCACATTCATCATAGTTTGGTTATGGTCACTTGATCCCTAAATTCAGTCAGTCCCGAGACCAGCTTTTACCAAGGACATTTTCATTTACGTGAACTAATAAATATGCCTTTTGCTTAACCTcggttttagttttttttttttttttttttttaacgcatTTGATTTTCCAGGCAGCTGAAAGATTCCTAATAGACACAGTCCAGTTGGCGCTGGAACCAACGTGGAAGGCAAGGGCAACGTTTCATCCTTGTATTCCCAGCACTTAgcgcagggcctggcacagagtaggtgctcactGAGTATTTGGAGAATTAGCACATTTATTCCAGTGAGGTGCTAGGGACACAAGGACAAACAAGAACCTGCCCTGAAGGAGCTGGCTCACAGCTGAGCCTTGTTTGTGGTCCTTCTGTGAGCTCTGTTGTGTTCTCCCAGGGGGACTAAGGCTTAGCAGAGACAGAGCCTGGGACCCACAATCCTTCCTGGGCCCATGacaatgctttaatttttttttttaaatcagagggaaaagaaaaactttttggTAACAGAAGCATTTTAATATATGATATTAATACAGTCATTATATAACATGGTTATGAAATATAACTAAATACttggttaccagggtggggagCAAGGGAATTGGAGgaaagtggtcaaaaggtacaaacgtCCAAT is a genomic window of Camelus bactrianus isolate YW-2024 breed Bactrian camel chromosome 10, ASM4877302v1, whole genome shotgun sequence containing:
- the CAVIN3 gene encoding caveolae-associated protein 3 — encoded protein: MGESALEPGPGPGPPTGGPVHAVTVVTLLEKLATMLEALRERQGGLAQRQGGLAGSVSRIQSGLGALSRSHDTTSNTLAQLLAKAERVGSHADAAQERAVRRAAQVQRLEANHGLLVARGKLHVLLFKEEAEIPARAFQKAAEPLGPAEQAEAGPEQPEAEVEESSDEEPVESRARRLRRTGLQKVQSLRRALSGRKGPAAPAPTPVKPPRLGPGRSAEGQPEAQPALEVKPEPEPPRDTEEDPGRSEAADAAVLQIESAA